CAGTTTTCATTCACTTTTACAAGCTCTTTACCCATCAAACCACCAGCCGTATTTTCGTCGTAACGCAAAAGATCAACGATGTCTTTGGCGTGTTCAACATCCAATATTTCTGAGATTACTTCCGCTTTTATTTCCTGCGAAAGTTCTGCGATAATATCGGCAGCATCATTCGTTTCAAGCTCATCAAGCTCTTCCGCGATTTCTTTTGGCGAAAGTCGGCTTAAGATATTCTCACGAAGATCTTCTTCTAATTCCAGAAGAATTTCGGCTGTTTTATCACTATCTAAAACCTTAAAGATATAGGTTGCCTCGTCGAAATCTAATTCGTCTAAAATTTCGGCAATATCGGCATGGTGCAGATCATTAAGTAAAACTTCTAATTCATTGTCGTTTTTCTTATTGATCAGCTCCTCTAACTGGTGTATAAATTCTTTACTAACTTTGAACTCCATCGGTTTCTATTTTTAGAGTTAGTTCAATAAACTCATCGACACTTAACTGCTCTGGACGTTTATCAAAGATAGTGTCTTCTCGCAATTTGTCTGATAAATTTAATGTTTTCAAACTGTTACGTAATGTTTTTCGTCTCTGCTGAAATGCTGTTTTTACAACTGTAAAAAACAACCTTTCGCTGCAAGGAAGACTGTAATCTTCCTTTCGGGTCATTCTCATCACACCCGATTTCACCTTGGGCGGAGGAATAAAAACGTTTTCATCAACCGTAAACAGATACTCTGTAGTATAGAAAGCCTGGGCTAAAACGGATAGTATTCCGTAGGTTTTCGAGCCTTTCTTTTCGCAGATGCGCTCGGCTACTTCTTTCTGGAACATTCCTGAAAATTCTGGAATCTGGTGTTTTAGATCTAATGTCCTAAAAACAATCTGAGAAGAAATATTGTACGGAAAGTTTCCAATTATGGCAAACTGCTTGTCCTGATAAACTTCATTTATATTATACTTCAGGAAATCCTGAGAAATAATTTTGTCTTTTAATTTTGGATAATGCGCATCCAAATACGCTACCGATTCGGTATCGATCTCAATAACGTGAGTAGTAATTGGCTTTTCAAGTAAATATTTAGTAAGCACACCCATTCCTGGCCCTATTTCCAGAACCTCTTCATATCCTTTAAGACTCAAAGTATCTGCAATAGCTTTTGCTACACTCTCGTCTTTAAGGAAGTGCTGTCCTAAATGTTTTTTTGCTTTTACTTTTTCCATTTCATTTCTTGTTTGCCACGAGGGCGCAAAAGTATTCTTTTTGCATTAAAGACTCAAAGCTTATTGGATTTATTTTGCGGCTAAGACTCGAAGACACAAAGTTTTATTTTTTGTTTTTTTTTGCCACGAAGGCACAAAGACACCAAGTTTTATTCTTCAAAGCTGAATACTTATTCCTGAACACTGAACACTTTATCATCTAGTGCTCTGAAATAACTTCTAATTCTGTTCTGAAAGAAAGCATTTTATCAGCAAATAAACCTAAAGCTTCTCTG
This portion of the Flavobacterium panacagri genome encodes:
- the rsmA gene encoding 16S rRNA (adenine(1518)-N(6)/adenine(1519)-N(6))-dimethyltransferase RsmA; its protein translation is MEKVKAKKHLGQHFLKDESVAKAIADTLSLKGYEEVLEIGPGMGVLTKYLLEKPITTHVIEIDTESVAYLDAHYPKLKDKIISQDFLKYNINEVYQDKQFAIIGNFPYNISSQIVFRTLDLKHQIPEFSGMFQKEVAERICEKKGSKTYGILSVLAQAFYTTEYLFTVDENVFIPPPKVKSGVMRMTRKEDYSLPCSERLFFTVVKTAFQQRRKTLRNSLKTLNLSDKLREDTIFDKRPEQLSVDEFIELTLKIETDGVQS